CTTGAGATCTGTGTCGTACATTCACCGAAAATTGTGAGCTCACATCCAATTGTCAGAATATCGTTAGGAATGTAGACATTCATGGCACTCtgcattaaaataaaaaattgaagttgaaaaaaaaacaatccgACTTACCCTGAGAATGTCTAATGAAAAGAACTTGCTTGCAGTCACGATACCACTACGATTGATCGTAACAAGATTCTTATTGAGATGGCAACTTCTTGGACCGTCTGCTGTTTCGACTGTAAAGCTGACACGGAAACGGAGACGAGGATTAGGGCATTCTGGAAAGAATCTTCGTAAATAACATTTAAtaacgaaaaatgaaacactTAAAGTTCTCTACGTACTATTTAtgagcagaaaaagtgaaagatATCCGGCGGTTTCTTCGTCTTTCCCATTCGGAAATAGTTTCATGACAAACTCATAATCCCCATCTccaaatttactgaaaaatgtaaaactgATTAATCTTAAACATATTATATTTGCTTACGGTGCCAGCATGAATTCTGCTGGATTGTGAAGCTCTAATTGTACCGTGAAGCGCTCAACGGACCAATAATTGGTAAAGCTTCTCTCATTCATAACCGTACGGCAGCCGGAAACAATGCTTggactttttcgtttttcggaCTTCCCAGACggtgagctgaaaattaaaaattttggagaaaaagaGGTCGTCAGAACTTACCGTGACGGAATCGAAACAGCCGCATTTTCTGGTTGAGCCCCGTTATTGATTTCCATTCTGTAAGCTGATGATGAATTGAAGTTGACTTTGAAACTATAGAATAATGAAAagtaaatataattatttgatAAACTTTATATTTTAACTGATAATAAGCAACTTCCTATCTAGAAGTAGCTTCTAAGAAagccaaaacaaaaaaattggattttgaaaCTGCAGTACGACGCTCCGAGATGACGCAGCGCGTGTAGTTTAGCGTGCCaatcttttcgatttttcgcggataaaacataaaatttcccggtttttttgcactaatttcttttttgataatttctagaaaatctcATTATGCCACGAGATGATCCAATCACAGAAGAAGAGCGCCGAGCAAATTCCGCAACCGATTTAATTCGGATGAGACTGGCAAGATTGCAACAAAATATTGTAAGTttaatttagctaaaaatataataattttatttgttataATTGCAGGACAAGCCCGCTCCAATTCCAATTAAAAAGGAGACACTGAGAGCGCCAAAAGAACCTTTGGAATTCGTGAGAAATGTCGTTGGTTCTTCAGCTGCTGCCGGAAGTGCTGAATTTCATATTTACAGGTTAGAAAAGTTATACTTTTAATTTGTCTTTTCAtatccaaatttcagaaacaacCGACGAAAAGAACAAAATCGACTTGACTACATTGATGCGgtagcaaaaaaagaagaattggaCGATGCCTACCGTCACAAAgtagaaaaacttgaaaaggaAGAAGAATCAAAAACCGCGAAGAAGAGAGCAAAGCGATTAAGGCAAAAAGCTGCTGCTAAGAagagaaaattgacaaaaaagaaTAATGAATCTGACGAGAGCTCATCAGATGATTCGGATTCAGACTCAGGATCAGGATCTGATAACGAATCTGAAGGAAAACAAAACACAGAAGTCGAAGACAAAGATAAAGTTGAGAAGGAAGAAACGGATGatgaaaaaactgaagtttCTACTTGAAGTTTTTATTACGGAATAACTTATTTGTACATGTTTGATttaatataattgtttttctcaattgatgtttttttttgtatcaaaattctgaaaaatggtaTATATGTCCATTACATTTTATATTGTCTTTTGTTAATTGTGTTTTCCCTATTTACATATTTCAGTAGCAACTAGTCGAAATGCCGTCCTTCTGGACGCAAATTTCGGGACCACGGCtttatggaatttttggaCAACCCAATCGACAGGAACCAACACTGGAAAATCTCGGAAACACCGTCATATCGTTTTCTGCAGGTTATATTATTTTATGAAGCATAACCTTTTCCAAACTTGTTTTTAGGAATTTACTACATTGCCAGTTCATTAGCTTTTGGCCCCGTAATATTATGTTACTTGTACAGTCGAGACTGGCTCACACCAGCTGGAATGCTGACAATTCTGAAATATGCCGGATATTTAACACTAATCGGTTATGGAGCAAGAACATTCGGTCGGCTCTTTGACGAAACAAACTCGAGATTTTTAGATATTtgggaaaacgaaaaaaacaagGTATCAGTTGAAATCTTTATGTTTATGTATTAATTACGTTTCAGAAGGATGACAACAGTCATGCAGCACTAAAGAAGTACGACTTTGAACTTCTAGACGTGATTCCCGATTTTGTAGCTCGCCCCAATTCGGATTTATGGCATTTAAAACCAGAAGTCGCTGAAGCCGGCGTTGTTACTCGCGGTCTGGCGAGTTGGGCGATTCACGCATTTGGAAGACATTTGATTTATCCCGGATCAATGGCACTTTTGAAATACATGATGAGACCAAATTTGAATGCTGCACGAAAGCTTCTGGTTCAAAATAAGGTGAACgactttaaaaacaaaaacaatttaagttcaataaaaaattctgacaCGGGCAGGATTCGAACCTGCGTTCGGTTAGAACCGTTTGAGATCAAGTGTCTCATGCCTTAAACCACTCGGCCACCGTGTCAGTGGTTCTGAATTTATGGCAGGCTGTAAACGGGACAGTATAATAGTAGATTATGGTTGTAAATGAATACAGTGTTTTAATCCTTGtgtcaaattctgaaaaaaaaacaaaatttctttcCTGAAAGTAGATTTCtagcttttgaagaaaaaacggtaaaacataattttgcAACTAATtaatttgcattattttcagaatgggcAGCGTTTGTGGATCAAATCGTCAGAAGGAGACACTCTCGATGCGATGTTTTTGAGAGGCACTAATCAATCACAGGATCTTATAATATGTTTTGAAGGAAATGCCGGATTTTATGAAATTGGAGTAATGAACTCTCCTGCTCAATTGGGATATACGGTAAAACAATCTTTTTCGTAGCCAATTTCATTTATTCGACTTTTCAGACTCTCGGCTTCAATCTTCCGGGCTTTGGAGAAAGTACGGGACTTCCATACGCAGTAAACACTTTAGCAGCTGCAGACGCAGTAATGCAGTACGCTATTCAAGTTCTTGGATATCGCCAGGAGAATATTGTTCTTTTTGGGTGGTCGATTGGCGGGTTCCCAGTTGCTTGGCTCGCGTCCAACTATCCAAGTGAGTATAATTTATGCTATAAAAAATCTTctaatatataatttttagatgtAAAAGCAGTTGTATTGGATGCCACATTCGACGACTTACTGCCACTTGCGCTGTTCAGAATGCCGACggtacaaaattgaaaaaaaaaattgaggttaATGTTTCCATTTCAGTTCTTCTCTACCATTGTGGAGCATGCGATCAGAAACCATATGAATCttcaaatcgataaattggTATGTTAAGAAACCTTTAAAACTGCTCGAAAGACTACTttaatttcctaattttcagctcgCTCGTTACAAGGGACCAATCCGTCTGATTCGACGCCTCCAAGAAGAGATTCTGACCACTGCAGTTGATGATCAACCCGAGAATGTTCGACGAGCAACAAATCGAATCAATTGGCTACTCAAATCGATCATCAAAGACAGACATCCCGagttgattcaaaatttggaaccACAAGTAGATCGTTGGCTCGACATGACTCCAACCGAACGGCTCATGCATTCGGGAGTCAGCTTGCGCGAAGAATCAACACAAAGAAAACGTCTTTTTGATGCATGTAATCACTATTTGATTGATTTCGACGCAAATCACGTTACTCCTCTCGATCCACAGTAAGTTTCTCATTTCCAGTAAATCTTTTCATCGCAAAGTTTCAGATACTTCAACATTCCGCATGGCCGTGATACCTTCTAGGCAACCATCTCAATTATCAACTCAATTGTTCACCTTTCTCTTTGTCCCAACTCCCCAATCGCTTGTacatttaaataataattgtaTTTAGAATAGTCGATAATATTGGGTGCAATATTTCTTTATTTATCGAATGTCAAAAGAAAGCTAgtatttatttgtatttatttcattgttttttaaatagtcAAGCAATGAGTCATGCGCTCTTCGATACCTTTTGTTATAGTTttaatgttcagaaaattcaatattaatAACTCGATATTCAGACTGACATGTCGTTCATCACAGCATTTCGGGAACGAGTTTTCATTGCATCTGGAGACTTGATCCGTACGTTCAGAATCAGCGAAGAAACTGAATTGAAggtgtttcatatttttaaacttgaaatttcaaaattttatttcagaacttCATTAGTTGGTCAAAAATCAACCCGGAACGGATTCAAAAGCCTTCCTTCGATattgaaaaagaattgaaagcTGTTGAGAAAAGAGTGGTCAGTCCTAAAATAATCGAAACGTTTGTTCTGAtagtatttttttgtagattctGTGTCTCGCTCATTCCAATGTCTTGACCACTCATGGCCGGCGACTTGTTGCAGTTGGAACAAACGAGAAACAAATCCACGTCTTCGAGTATTTCGTTAATGACAAAGGAGATATCGTCACAGCGGAACACATTGTTACCTCTGTCGTTCCAAAAGCTCCAACAGCAATTGTTTTCGATAAAGAAGATGCTTATGTGGTTGTTGGCGATCGTGCTGGAGACGTTCACAGATTTTCGGTTCTAAATGGAAGTGCTATTGAAATGGCTGGAGCTATCTCTATGATTCTTGATGTTGCATTCAGTCCTGATGGAAAGAGACTGCTGATGGCGGATAGAGATGAAAAAGTCCGAGCGCTTAGATACCCAGCGGTTggtttacttttaaaaaccatTATTCACCCGAAATAGTGTTCTCAGACCTCTGTCATTGACTCATTCTTCCTTGGTCACACCGAGTATGTCAAAACATTGGCGGTGCAGGATAATGACTCACTATGGAGTTCTGGTAAGTTATCTCAGTTCCTTTCTTTCAAATGCTTAGAACTTCAGGAGGAGACAAGAACCTATATAACTGGAGCATCGCAAAATGTTCAGCTCCTCGTAGAACGCTTGATCTGTCCCAGTTTGACGCTCCCATTCGCAAGATTTCAATCAATTTGCAGCACAAGGTGTGTTAAGATTGTACAATACTAAAACGCAGTTTGTATGCTTTCAGAAAATCGCTGtcattttcgagaaaattgagaCTGTCGTGATTGTTGATCTCAACCAAGAATCATTGCAAACCACTTCTGTATCAATCGTGGGCGAATCGCAATGTCTCGATATTGCTTCTACGAAAGACTACTTCGCTGTCCTCGGAAGGTAACaatttaattgcaaaaatgataACATATAGCTTTACAAAATAATTTGCCACGGGCAGGATTCGAACCTGCGATCGGTTGCCCGAAAGAGATCAGGAGTCTCACGCCTTTGACCACACTCGGCCACCGTGGCGATGGTTCTGAATTTATAGCTGGCTGTAAATGTGGTTGTCTATTATATTAACCAGTACATGTACATGTAATTAtctatattaaaaatatttgttggaTCGATAATTCTTGTGCCTCCCTGTTctattctcactttttttctaattctggGATATCACACGGATAGGAGTGCGTTCAATTAGGAAATAGTGCTGCATGTATGACAGACGCAGACGCGGACAcggattttcaaacaaatcgTTTGCTCCCCCAAGACATCTTGGTGTGAtttattgtagtttttttgatGCTCTGAACAGATATATTGAAAGATATCACAGCCGTCAGCCacaaagaaaatgaaagatgGAGGAAACGAAAAGTAAAAGGATCATTGATGTTTCAGATCTACAGTACACCTCATCGATCTCAACAATATGGAACAAAAGTTTGTACCGATTGATGAAGAATTGACGATCACACTGACTTCTACCAATGATGCAATTGATAatctcttcaaaaatgttactCACAATAACCAGCAAGAGTATGAGAAACGGAAGGTGAGGGTTTTAATCATTTGTAGTTCAGAAGAAGTCCATGTTTCTAGAAGATTagttactttaaaaaaaatgtttcaggccGATAAGTTTGAGCAAatcgagaaaaagaagagaagacTCAATGAAGACATTAACGGCGACGATGGTGAAGGCCCAGGACCATCAAACTCATAAGCATCTATACTTGCCACACTTTCCACTTTGAAAACAAGCAATCACGTTCCATTTCCAGAATactcattatatttttttgtttattttaattgttatcTTTGTTGACTGATTCTCTCCCCCGttgtttctataatttttccgaTTCGATTCCCATCACACCACCACTTCCGATGCTTCtttctatttcttttttgacACTCATCTCTATCATTTCTAACGGTTTCATTAATTCATAGTTCCGAGTTGGAAGAATACAAGCTTAAGTATATACACGTGATTGAAGGGAAAGGCAGGATGATTGGGTTTTGAACTAAAGAAAAACCACATGTGGTTTTGAACATGACACGAAGATGCTTCTTGTATTTAATAAATTAGGGGATACACAATTGGAagtaaaactaaaataatcTTGAAGTTGAGACTGGAGGATTTTAAGTGTAAAGCCAAGCGTTTTTGTGCAGTAGCTCGGCAACAGAAACGAGATCTTCCATTTATGAGTtggaaatgtctgaaattattacaacttttcaacatttgtATCTTAAAATTACCGTGTCTTATCTGAATAACGATGACGAACATTATTTGAGTGACGATTCTTCCTATCAAGATTGTCCATGCtccaaaatctaaaatttgaactttatgtatatttttagaattttcaaaaacaatacaaatttGCTCCGACTCTCCGATGTTCTGCACGCCAAGAAAGTtttaaggttactgtagattatATTTGTTAGGCACGCTTTGAAacctatttttttatttttctgtgttttttacATTAAACATTTTGTCTCAGAATACGTAGACCTACTACTTCATGTAAGAAGTATCtacaaaactacagtaaccttaccttaaaggcgcatgacTTCTTTCAAAAGTATCAGTCGTGACGGGTtctcggagtgtcgttgcgaGCCAATCTCTGTTCGCATCATAATTACTAATTTTGgtaacaatgaaaaattacctGACAAATTTCTGAGCAACCGAGCTCAATTGATAATAAGATTTACATCCGGAGAAAGCGTGCATTCCGAGAATTGAGCAAAGTCTCTCTTGTTGacaaaaacaactttttatcGTTCGATCCATTTTGTAGGATTGGTCGTAGAATCTTTAACAGTTCAAGTTATTAGGAAAACTAGTCGAAACCGGGTACGACTTACCGAATATATTTAGATTCGCATCCACCTCCACAGTTATATGGATTACAATCTCCATCGATTGGTCCTTTACACCATTGAGAATTATATTCATATCGTTTTGGTTTGCTGAAATTCAATGTGAACAACTACAGAAAATCAAGGGTAGCACAGT
The nucleotide sequence above comes from Caenorhabditis elegans chromosome III. Encoded proteins:
- the F37A4.1 gene encoding alpha/beta hydrolase (Confirmed by transcript evidence), whose translation is MPSFWTQISGPRLYGIFGQPNRQEPTLENLGNTVISFSAGIYYIASSLAFGPVILCYLYSRDWLTPAGMLTILKYAGYLTLIGYGARTFGRLFDETNSRFLDIWENEKNKKDDNSHAALKKYDFELLDVIPDFVARPNSDLWHLKPEVAEAGVVTRGLASWAIHAFGRHLIYPGSMALLKYMMRPNLNAARKLLVQNKNGQRLWIKSSEGDTLDAMFLRGTNQSQDLIICFEGNAGFYEIGVMNSPAQLGYTTLGFNLPGFGESTGLPYAVNTLAAADAVMQYAIQVLGYRQENIVLFGWSIGGFPVAWLASNYPNVKAVVLDATFDDLLPLALFRMPTFFSTIVEHAIRNHMNLQIDKLLARYKGPIRLIRRLQEEILTTAVDDQPENVRRATNRINWLLKSIIKDRHPELIQNLEPQVDRWLDMTPTERLMHSGVSLREESTQRKRLFDACNHYLIDFDANHVTPLDPQYFNIPHGRDTF
- the Y102E9.5 gene encoding uncharacterized protein (Confirmed by transcript evidence), with the translated sequence MTLLIASLLVTLLVIFEQISSVGTHISSNSLSSKPKRYEYNSQWCKGPIDGDCNPYNCGGGCESKYIRFYDQSYKMDRTIKSCFCQQERLCSILGMHAFSGCKSYYQLSSVAQKFVRFWSMDNLDRKNRHSNNVRHRYSDKTRHFQLINGRSRFCCRATAQKRLALHLKSSSLNFKIILVLLPIVYPLIY
- the wdr-4 gene encoding tRNA (guanine-N(7)-)-methyltransferase non-catalytic subunit (Confirmed by transcript evidence), translating into MSFITAFRERVFIASGDLIRTFRISEETELKNFISWSKINPERIQKPSFDIEKELKAVEKRVILCLAHSNVLTTHGRRLVAVGTNEKQIHVFEYFVNDKGDIVTAEHIVTSVVPKAPTAIVFDKEDAYVVVGDRAGDVHRFSVLNGSAIEMAGAISMILDVAFSPDGKRLLMADRDEKVRALRYPACSQTSVIDSFFLGHTEYVKTLAVQDNDSLWSSGGDKNLYNWSIAKCSAPRRTLDLSQFDAPIRKISINLQHKKIAVIFEKIETVVIVDLNQESLQTTSVSIVGESQCLDIASTKDYFAVLGRSTVHLIDLNNMEQKFVPIDEELTITLTSTNDAIDNLFKNVTHNNQQEYEKRKADKFEQIEKKKRRLNEDINGDDGEGPGPSNS
- the F37A4.2 gene encoding PRKRIP1 family protein (Confirmed by transcript evidence), which produces MPRDDPITEEERRANSATDLIRMRLARLQQNIDKPAPIPIKKETLRAPKEPLEFVRNVVGSSAAAGSAEFHIYRNNRRKEQNRLDYIDAVAKKEELDDAYRHKVEKLEKEEESKTAKKRAKRLRQKAAAKKRKLTKKNNESDESSSDDSDSDSGSGSDNESEGKQNTEVEDKDKVEKEETDDEKTEVST
- the Y102E9.5 gene encoding uncharacterized protein (Confirmed by transcript evidence), with the protein product MTLLIASLLVTLLVIFEQISSVGTHISSNSLSSKPKRYEYNSQWCKGPIDGDCNPYNCGGGCESKYIRFYDQSYKMDRTIKSCFCQQERLCSILGMHAFSGCKSYYQLSSVAQKFVRDWLATTLREPVTTDTFERSHAPLRFWSMDNLDRKNRHSNNVRHRYSDKTRHFQLINGRSRFCCRATAQKRLALHLKSSSLNFKIILVLLPIVYPLIY
- the wdr-4 gene encoding tRNA (guanine-N(7)-)-methyltransferase non-catalytic subunit (Confirmed by transcript evidence), producing MSFITAFRERVFIASGDLIRTFRISEETELKNFISWSKINPERIQKPSFDIEKELKAVEKRVILCLAHSNVLTTHGRRLVAVGTNEKQIHVFEYFVNDKGDIVTAEHIVTSVVPKAPTAIVFDKEDAYVVVGDRAGDVHRFSVLNGSAIEMAGAISMILDVAFSPDGKRLLMADRDEKVRALRYPATSVIDSFFLGHTEYVKTLAVQDNDSLWSSGGDKNLYNWSIAKCSAPRRTLDLSQFDAPIRKISINLQHKKIAVIFEKIETVVIVDLNQESLQTTSVSIVGESQCLDIASTKDYFAVLGRSTVHLIDLNNMEQKFVPIDEELTITLTSTNDAIDNLFKNVTHNNQQEYEKRKADKFEQIEKKKRRLNEDINGDDGEGPGPSNS